Proteins encoded in a region of the Flammeovirga yaeyamensis genome:
- a CDS encoding aminopeptidase P family protein: MRNILFLLLTSSLSSLFAQYKHAPKDYISADFHVKRRAELIKKMPKNSVAIFFANPIRNRANDVNFIYHPDPDFYYLTGYREPNAVLVLFSEQTNVFGTPTQEVIYVQPKDEYDERWNGARLGVEGTKETLKIATVLSNEEFKNIPIDFTSFDYLLTFDPHRDSRDDIYATNDLYDLIQSFKKKANYPKYLNPASEKVYEAMKRTTLQNASNVAKVVGQQLRYTSVLRLDQNIINFLSAQDNEKRMEVVQTLPETNIVISVLDSLMSDLRQIKTQEEITLLRKAAEMSAIGQNEVMKAIQPGMSETEVQGIHEFVYKKFSAKAVGYPSIVGAGENGCMLHYISNNKPKLEDGELILMDCGAEYRGYTADVTRTIPVNGTFSKEQKQIYDIVLEAQNKCIEMCVAGKSFSEIYKRSTDIIGKGLTKLKIIPSPEYYDTYFPHGLMHHIGLDVHDKGHYQTLENNMVVTVEPGIYIPLNSDCDEKWWGIGVRIEDDILITPQGPLNLSEKAPRTTEEIEDLMKKESVFNQLVLPDLE; encoded by the coding sequence ATGCGTAACATTTTATTTTTACTTCTAACATCATCACTTTCCTCTCTTTTTGCACAGTACAAACATGCTCCAAAAGATTATATTTCGGCTGATTTTCATGTTAAAAGAAGAGCAGAGTTGATAAAGAAGATGCCTAAAAATAGTGTTGCCATATTTTTTGCCAATCCTATAAGAAATAGGGCAAATGATGTCAACTTTATCTATCATCCCGACCCTGACTTTTATTATCTAACTGGCTACAGAGAACCTAATGCTGTCTTAGTTTTATTTTCTGAACAAACCAATGTGTTCGGCACCCCTACCCAAGAAGTGATTTATGTTCAACCAAAAGATGAATATGATGAACGTTGGAATGGTGCTCGATTAGGCGTTGAAGGCACTAAAGAAACATTGAAAATAGCCACAGTGTTATCAAATGAAGAGTTTAAAAACATTCCTATCGATTTTACATCATTTGATTATTTACTTACGTTTGATCCTCATCGAGATTCAAGGGATGATATATATGCTACAAACGACTTGTATGATTTGATTCAATCATTTAAAAAGAAAGCCAATTATCCGAAGTATTTAAATCCTGCATCAGAAAAAGTATATGAAGCAATGAAAAGGACTACCCTTCAAAATGCTTCGAATGTAGCAAAAGTAGTTGGACAGCAATTAAGGTATACTAGCGTACTTCGATTAGATCAAAATATAATCAATTTCCTTTCTGCACAAGACAATGAAAAGCGTATGGAAGTGGTACAAACCCTTCCCGAAACCAATATAGTGATCTCAGTATTGGATAGTTTAATGAGCGATTTACGTCAGATTAAAACCCAAGAAGAAATTACTTTGCTCAGAAAGGCCGCTGAAATGTCGGCTATTGGACAGAATGAAGTCATGAAAGCGATACAGCCGGGAATGTCAGAAACTGAAGTGCAAGGCATACATGAGTTTGTATATAAAAAATTTAGTGCGAAAGCTGTTGGTTATCCAAGTATTGTTGGTGCTGGGGAAAACGGTTGTATGCTACATTACATCAGTAATAACAAACCAAAACTAGAAGATGGAGAATTAATTTTGATGGATTGTGGGGCAGAATATAGAGGATATACTGCCGATGTTACACGTACGATTCCTGTAAATGGCACTTTTTCAAAAGAGCAAAAACAGATTTATGATATTGTCCTCGAAGCACAAAATAAATGTATAGAAATGTGTGTGGCAGGTAAATCGTTTAGCGAGATATATAAGCGATCTACTGACATTATAGGTAAAGGCTTAACCAAACTCAAAATTATTCCTTCTCCTGAATATTATGATACTTATTTTCCTCATGGATTGATGCATCATATTGGATTGGATGTACATGACAAGGGACACTATCAAACACTCGAAAACAACATGGTGGTAACCGTAGAGCCAGGAATTTATATCCCCCTAAATAGTGATTGTGATGAAAAATGGTGGGGTATTGGGGTAAGAATTGAAGATGATATTTTGATCACTCCTCAAGGTCCTTTAAATTTATCAGAGAAAGCACCAAGAACTACAGAAGAAATAGAAGATCTGATGAAAAAGGAAAGTGTTTTTAATCAGCTAGTTCTTCCAGATTTAGAATAA
- a CDS encoding outer membrane beta-barrel protein, translating into MKKLSLLIAFVFGIIIINSTASQAQDFYVGGNLGNSFINHKVTDISGNDFSFDKNAFAWKLYGGIGSRHLGVEGGYRSLGKVTDYAANHSLESTISGWDVAAKGTLRAGPIFAFGKAGAFFARYENEAIPSTGGVPVSEIENNTKFLWGVGAGVELGKLELRLEWENMDMSSDNNLSMLTVGAAFHFGDQD; encoded by the coding sequence ATGAAAAAACTATCCTTATTAATTGCATTTGTTTTTGGTATTATCATCATTAACTCAACAGCATCACAAGCACAAGATTTTTATGTAGGTGGTAACCTTGGTAACTCTTTCATTAATCATAAAGTTACAGACATCAGCGGAAATGATTTTTCATTTGATAAAAATGCATTTGCCTGGAAATTATATGGTGGTATTGGCAGCCGTCATTTAGGTGTAGAAGGTGGTTACCGTTCGTTAGGTAAGGTAACAGATTATGCTGCTAACCATTCTCTAGAATCAACAATTTCAGGATGGGATGTAGCTGCAAAAGGAACTTTACGTGCAGGTCCAATTTTCGCTTTTGGTAAAGCAGGAGCCTTTTTTGCACGATACGAGAACGAAGCAATTCCATCAACAGGAGGTGTTCCAGTTTCAGAAATTGAAAACAATACCAAGTTCTTATGGGGCGTAGGCGCAGGTGTTGAACTTGGAAAATTAGAACTCCGTTTAGAATGGGAAAACATGGATATGAGTAGTGATAACAATCTTTCTATGTTGACAGTAGGTGCTGCTTTCCATTTCGGAGATCAAGACTAG
- a CDS encoding head GIN domain-containing protein, whose translation MKTLINIFILFTLTSTALFAQKNQTKDYKVDSFEKIELSGGYHVVLIQGNQHGVFVNGKQKEIDELKVYVKNNTLYVDNHKGKDGHNETDKTSMVVQITFENLEEMECAIAGNIESEGLLKFNSFELEYTGVGKLKLNMEAKDLDVEVTGVGSVEFEGKAQTAKFEGTGVGSFDARKLLVRDLEGTWTGIGNMKVNAYNTCKISSAGIGSVKNYNDMKDN comes from the coding sequence ATGAAAACTCTAATAAACATTTTCATCTTATTCACATTAACTTCAACAGCTTTATTTGCTCAAAAAAATCAAACAAAAGATTATAAAGTGGATTCATTTGAAAAAATTGAATTAAGCGGTGGTTATCACGTTGTTTTAATTCAAGGCAACCAACATGGAGTCTTTGTTAATGGCAAACAAAAAGAAATTGATGAGTTAAAAGTCTACGTAAAAAACAATACTCTTTATGTTGATAATCACAAAGGAAAAGATGGACATAACGAGACAGATAAGACAAGCATGGTTGTACAAATTACTTTTGAAAATCTTGAGGAAATGGAATGTGCAATTGCAGGTAATATTGAAAGTGAAGGACTATTGAAATTCAACTCTTTTGAATTAGAATATACTGGCGTTGGAAAATTAAAATTAAACATGGAAGCCAAAGACCTTGATGTTGAAGTGACAGGTGTTGGTTCTGTTGAGTTTGAAGGAAAAGCACAGACTGCCAAATTTGAAGGTACAGGAGTTGGTTCATTTGATGCACGTAAATTACTTGTTCGTGATCTTGAAGGAACTTGGACAGGCATCGGTAACATGAAGGTGAATGCTTACAATACTTGTAAAATTAGCTCTGCTGGTATTGGAAGTGTAAAGAACTATAATGACATGAAGGATAATTAA
- a CDS encoding MBL fold metallo-hydrolase, whose product MSLRKIFRFLAFGILFLVLSVVIIGTLFINFSPEFGGSHTDNDINRYKESGHYNDEGFYNLMPTSLDMNADSLWATLKEYVNGVQNQRPSRELDILKIGKEEIVNNDSLTRVVWFGHSAFLLEIDDKKILLDPMLGDVPAPHPWLGESRYYKELPISIEDMPHIDAVLISHDHYDHLDYGSVMKLKDKVDDFFLPLGVGAHFRAWGIEEDRIHEMNWWDEIKYKQLDLVFTPSRHFSGRGLTDRNATMWGSWIVKGIRHNIYFSGDGGYAEHFKEIGDKYGPFDLAMMECGQYNSKWAQIHMMPEQTAQAAVDVKAKLMVPIHWGAFTLALHSWTDPAVRVTKKAKELNMPITTPEIGEPIIVGEKSYPMSRWWEKY is encoded by the coding sequence ATGTCTTTAAGAAAAATATTCCGATTCCTAGCATTTGGGATCTTGTTTTTGGTGTTATCCGTTGTCATTATAGGTACATTATTTATCAACTTTAGTCCAGAGTTTGGTGGTTCACATACCGATAACGATATAAATAGATACAAAGAATCAGGACACTATAACGATGAAGGTTTCTATAATTTAATGCCAACCTCTCTTGATATGAATGCCGATAGTTTATGGGCAACGTTAAAAGAGTACGTTAATGGCGTTCAAAATCAACGTCCATCTAGAGAACTTGATATTTTAAAAATTGGCAAAGAGGAGATTGTAAATAACGATTCTCTTACAAGAGTAGTTTGGTTTGGGCATTCCGCTTTTCTTCTAGAAATTGATGATAAAAAAATTCTTTTAGACCCAATGTTAGGAGACGTTCCAGCACCTCATCCATGGTTAGGAGAATCAAGATATTATAAAGAATTACCCATATCCATAGAAGATATGCCCCATATAGATGCTGTCCTGATTTCACACGATCATTATGATCATTTGGATTATGGAAGTGTGATGAAATTAAAAGATAAGGTTGATGATTTTTTCTTGCCACTAGGCGTTGGAGCTCATTTTAGAGCGTGGGGAATAGAAGAAGATAGAATTCACGAAATGAATTGGTGGGATGAGATCAAATACAAACAATTGGATTTAGTTTTTACACCATCGAGACATTTTTCAGGTAGAGGATTAACCGATAGAAATGCGACAATGTGGGGATCTTGGATCGTAAAAGGAATTCGTCACAATATTTACTTTAGCGGTGATGGTGGGTATGCAGAACACTTCAAAGAAATCGGAGACAAATACGGACCATTTGATTTAGCCATGATGGAATGTGGTCAGTACAATTCAAAATGGGCTCAAATTCACATGATGCCAGAGCAAACCGCACAAGCTGCAGTAGATGTGAAGGCTAAATTAATGGTGCCAATACATTGGGGAGCATTTACTCTAGCCTTACATTCATGGACAGATCCTGCAGTAAGAGTCACCAAAAAAGCAAAAGAGCTGAATATGCCTATCACCACTCCAGAAATAGGAGAACCAATAATAGTAGGAGAGAAGTCGTACCCTATGAGTCGATGGTGGGAGAAGTATTAA
- a CDS encoding acyl-CoA carboxylase subunit beta — protein MKDKLQELEKMNRLAELGGGEKRIEAQHKKGKLTARERLLLLLDEGTFHEVGKLVRHRETQFGLDKEHYLGDGVVTGYGKVAGRLVYVFSQDFTVFGGSLSESHAEKICKIMDMAMKNGAPIIGLNDSGGARIQEGVKSLGGYADIFFKNTMASGVIPQISCIMGPCAGGAVYSPAITDFIMMVEQTSYMFVTGPNVVKTVTHEEVTSEDLGGASAHSTKSGVTHFKAPNEAIALKKLRKLLSYLPQNCEEEAPQYPYETDQEETRVELNSIVPDNPNQPYDIREVVVGCVDKDSFFEVHEDYAENIVVGFARMGGRSIGIVGNQPAVLAGVLDINASKKAARFVRFCDAFNIPLLVFEDVPGFLPGTDQEWNGIISNGAKLLYAFCEATVPRITVITRKAYGGAYDVMNSKHIGADLNYAWPTAEIAVMGAQGAAEIIFKKEIKEAKDPEAKLQEKIDEYTDEFANPYRAAYRGYIDEVILPEKTRERLISAFEMLSNKVDHLPKKKHGNIPL, from the coding sequence ATGAAAGATAAACTTCAAGAATTAGAGAAAATGAACCGCCTAGCCGAATTAGGGGGCGGTGAAAAAAGAATTGAAGCGCAACATAAAAAAGGAAAATTAACCGCAAGAGAACGTCTACTTTTACTTTTAGATGAAGGTACATTTCATGAAGTAGGTAAACTCGTTCGACATAGAGAAACTCAGTTTGGCTTAGACAAAGAACATTATCTCGGAGATGGTGTTGTGACAGGTTATGGAAAAGTAGCGGGTCGATTGGTCTATGTTTTCTCTCAAGATTTTACCGTTTTTGGTGGATCATTATCTGAGTCTCACGCAGAGAAAATCTGTAAGATAATGGACATGGCCATGAAAAATGGAGCCCCTATTATTGGATTAAACGATTCCGGCGGTGCCCGTATTCAAGAAGGGGTAAAGTCTCTTGGCGGCTATGCTGATATTTTCTTTAAAAACACGATGGCTTCGGGGGTGATCCCTCAAATATCTTGTATTATGGGACCTTGTGCGGGTGGAGCCGTTTACTCCCCTGCCATTACTGATTTTATTATGATGGTCGAGCAAACTTCTTACATGTTTGTGACTGGACCAAACGTAGTAAAAACAGTAACTCACGAGGAAGTTACTTCCGAAGATTTAGGTGGGGCTTCTGCACATTCCACTAAAAGTGGTGTTACACACTTTAAGGCTCCTAACGAAGCGATTGCTTTAAAGAAATTGAGAAAGTTGCTTTCTTATCTCCCTCAAAACTGTGAAGAAGAAGCTCCACAATATCCATATGAGACGGATCAAGAAGAAACTCGTGTCGAATTAAATAGTATAGTTCCTGACAACCCCAATCAACCTTATGATATAAGAGAAGTCGTAGTTGGCTGTGTCGACAAAGATAGTTTCTTTGAAGTACACGAAGACTATGCAGAAAATATTGTGGTTGGTTTTGCAAGAATGGGTGGTCGTAGTATAGGAATTGTTGGTAATCAGCCTGCAGTTTTAGCAGGTGTACTAGATATTAATGCCTCCAAAAAAGCCGCACGTTTTGTTCGTTTCTGTGATGCTTTCAATATTCCACTTTTAGTTTTTGAAGATGTACCTGGCTTCCTTCCAGGCACAGATCAGGAATGGAACGGAATTATCTCTAACGGAGCTAAATTATTATATGCATTTTGTGAAGCCACTGTTCCTAGAATTACAGTCATTACAAGAAAAGCCTACGGCGGTGCCTATGATGTAATGAACTCTAAACATATTGGGGCTGATTTAAATTACGCTTGGCCTACAGCAGAAATAGCGGTTATGGGTGCTCAAGGTGCAGCAGAAATCATCTTTAAAAAAGAGATTAAAGAAGCCAAAGATCCAGAAGCCAAATTACAGGAGAAGATTGATGAATATACTGATGAGTTTGCCAACCCGTACCGAGCAGCTTACAGAGGTTATATTGATGAAGTCATCCTACCTGAAAAAACAAGGGAGCGATTAATTTCTGCTTTTGAGATGTTGAGTAATAAGGTGGATCACCTTCCGAAGAAAAAACATGGAAATATTCCACTTTAG
- a CDS encoding PdaC/SigV domain-containing protein: MNNALLEQSIEIEKQGFNKLNSSLHYELNVSYPKVKCSGKIDLEHKINLDIQNILFMAINDFRAKITSVKAEKGAIGLSYLNLDYNVFHNNNGILSISFKKDTYYNGIDDIDIKKLAYNYDATNKRKIQLSDLFKGDIDYKDQLFDFIKDNLGHGKKLKKEVLNSFCIQEEGIVFLLDKTRCKGKECPDNVMVKWGQMSGLLSEYGEGFM, encoded by the coding sequence TTGAATAACGCCCTGTTGGAACAGTCTATTGAGATTGAAAAACAGGGGTTCAATAAGTTGAACTCATCCCTTCATTACGAACTGAATGTCTCTTATCCCAAAGTAAAATGCTCTGGAAAAATAGATCTAGAACATAAGATTAACTTGGATATTCAGAACATTCTTTTTATGGCTATTAACGATTTCAGAGCTAAAATTACTAGTGTAAAAGCTGAAAAAGGGGCGATTGGCCTGAGCTACCTTAACCTTGATTATAACGTATTCCATAACAACAATGGCATTTTAAGTATCTCCTTTAAAAAGGATACATACTATAATGGTATTGATGATATTGATATCAAAAAGCTCGCTTATAATTATGATGCCACCAACAAACGTAAAATTCAGTTATCAGATTTATTCAAAGGAGATATCGATTACAAAGATCAACTATTTGATTTCATCAAAGACAATCTTGGTCATGGTAAGAAATTGAAAAAAGAGGTACTTAATTCCTTTTGTATTCAAGAAGAAGGCATTGTTTTCTTATTGGATAAAACGAGATGCAAAGGGAAAGAATGTCCAGATAATGTGATGGTGAAGTGGGGTCAGATGTCTGGGTTGTTGAGTGAGTATGGGGAAGGGTTTATGTAA